The following are encoded in a window of Perca flavescens isolate YP-PL-M2 chromosome 24, PFLA_1.0, whole genome shotgun sequence genomic DNA:
- the LOC114550697 gene encoding coagulation factor XIII A chain, with product MLKSISSSSDLTIRDSTDSPTSLLHLSVTSVKPPAIMSLSKGKSHHHKGRYNGKVSTSNLGHSGEDFPEFEPFPDAPTPRAPADDGTYLSVQMVDMCQQLNEPQHKTASYNTPNLVVRRGQEFLVRVTFNRPLAQSDDFQLEFLIGENPSASRGSLMVVTFNSRLGGPWSGRIVGRQGVTVTLGITPTPNAIVGKFRTYVAIVAGTGMQRTKRNAASDLYVLFNAWCKDDAVFLANEAERNEYVLNDHGVMYQGVIEDMATCDWVYGQFERGVLDACIYILDASQMPIWDRGKIMKMLRMGSAMINSKDDNGVCVGNWSDDYSMGRSPLSWTGSVQILLQYANTGVPVCYAQCWVFAGVFNTFLRALGIPARPITNIASGHDSNGNLKIEFIRLPDGSPDDSNTTDTIWNYHCWNEVFIRRDDLPPGLGGWQALDATPQETSDGFNRCGPASIIGIKEGLLCHPFDSGFVFAEVNSDVIFYKQDRYGTLTPYWVNKDYIGKAVYTKSLDSNSPNNITQNYKYTQGSEEDNRTKDRADAYSMEMDQSELPDTTLSISINARQVNLSQDVNLQVDFHNPSDVPKTIQANLAGSVIFYTGVKASQLINHNFTIPVPANQMKSEMVKITADEYMPYLGTQRCLQFVVTGQTEDESVSALKVLNLQIPTLTVTLSGSPQVQQDMFANVTFTNPFNFALKACRLAMEGAGLMSEKTRFYGVIEPQASISCTESFNPRLDGKRCIVAVMDCSNLCEMRGVACVDITP from the exons ATGCTGAAGTCGATCTCATCATCATCTGATCTGACCATCAGAGACTCGACAGACAGCCCAACTTCTCTCCTTCATCTGAGCG TGACTTCAGTGAAACCTCCGGCCATCATGTCTCTATCAAAGGGGAAGTCACACCACCACAAGGGGCGCTACAACGGGAAG GTGTCGACCTCCAACCTTGGGCATTCCGGAGAAGATTTTCCAGAGTTTGAGCCTTTTCCTGACGCTCCCACACCCAGAGCACCTGCTGATGACGGCA CGTATCTGTCGGTGCAGATGGTCGACATGTGTCAGCAGCTGAACGAACCGCAACACAAGACGGCCTCCTACAACACCCCCAACCTGGTGGTCCGCCGCGGTCAGGAGTTCCTGGTGAGAGTCACCTTCAACCGCCCGCTGGCGCAGAGCGACGACTTCCAGCTCGAGTTCCTGATTG gtgAAAACCCTTCAGCCAGCAGGGGCTCCCTGATGGTGGTGACCTTCAATTCCCGTCTCGGGGGCCCGTGGTCGGGTCGGATTGTGGGGCGTCAGGGTGTAACTGTGACTCTGGGCATCACGCCGACGCCAAACGCCATCGTGGGAAAGTTTCGTACGTACGTGGCCATCGTAGCGGGCACCGGCATGCAGCGAACAAAGAGGAACGCCGCTAGTGACCTGTACGTGCTGTTCAACGCCTGGTGTAAAG atgatgcgGTGTTTCTTGCTAATGAAGCAGAGCGGAACGAGTACGTCCTCAACGACCATGGTGTGATGTATCAGGGTGTAATTGAGGATATGGCAACCTGTGACTGGGTTTATGGACAg TTTGAGCGCGGCGTTTTGGACGCCTGTATTTACATCCTGGATGCGTCTCAGATGCCGATCTGGGACCGAGGCAAAATCATGAAAATGCTCAGGATGGGATCTGCAATG ATTAACTCTAAGGATGATAATGGCGTGTGTGTTGGGAACTGGAGTGATGACTACTCAATGGGCAGGTCCCCGTTGTCTTGGACGGGCAGCGTCCAGATCCTTCTGCAGTACGCCAATACCGGAGTCCCGGTCTGCTACGCCCAGTGCTGGGTGTTTGCTGGAGTCTTCAACACCT TCCTACGTGCCCTCGGCATCCCGGCGAGGCCCATCACCAACATTGCTTCAGGTCACGACAGCAATGGCAACCTAAAGATCGAATTCATCCGCCTGCCTGATGGCTCGCCAGACGACAGCAACACCACGGACACCATCTG GAACTACCACTGCTGGAACGAGGTGTTCATTAGGCGCGATGACCTGCCGCCCGGCCTCGGAGGATGGCAGGCGTTGGACGCCACGCCCCAGGAGACCAGCGATg GATTTAATCGCTGTGGTCCAGCTTCAATCATCGGCATCAAGGAAGGTTTGCTCTGTCACCCGTTTGATTCAGGGTTCGTCTTCGCTGAG GTGAACAGTGACGTCATCTTCTACAAGCAAGATCGCTACGGGACTCTGACCCCGTACTGGGTGAATAAGGATTACATCGGAAAGGCTGTTTACACCAAATCTTTGGACAGCAACTCACCGAACAACATCACACAGAACTACAAGTACACTCAAG GTAGTGAAGAGGACAACAGGACTAAGGACCGGGCAGATGCTTACAGCATGGAGATGGATCAATCCGAGCTGCCTGACACCACACTGTCTATCAGTATTAACgccagacag GTCAACCTGAGTCAGGACGTCAACCTACAGGTGGATTTCCACAACCCCAGTGATGTCCCCAAAACCATCCAAGCCAACCTGGCCGGGTCCGTCATCTTCTACACCGGAGTCAAAGCCAGTCAGTTGATAAATCACAACTTCACCATCCCCgtgccagccaatcaga tgaaGAGTGAGATGGTGAAGATCACAGCTGATGAGTATATGCCATATTTGGGCACTCAGCGTTGCCTGCAGTTTGTCGTGACTGGACAGACTGAGGACGAATCAGTGAGCGCCCTCAAGGTGCTCAATCTGCAGATCCCGACGCTCACCGTGACG CTGAGTGGCTCGCCTCAGGTGCAGCAGGACATGTTTGCCAACGTTACCTTCACCAACCCCTTCAACTTCGCCCTGAAGGCCTGTAGGCTGGCCATGGAAGGAGCTGGACTCATGAGCGAGAAGACACGTTTCTACGg agtcaTTGAGCCTCAGGCTTCGATCTCCTGTACGGAGTCGTTCAACCCTCGGCTGGACGGAAAGCGCTGCATTGTGGCGGTGATGGACTGCAGCAACCTCTGTGAG